The Branchiostoma lanceolatum isolate klBraLanc5 chromosome 7, klBraLanc5.hap2, whole genome shotgun sequence nucleotide sequence acgtagccaacttctattgcatggttatcgaagcttttcagacagtgttctgaatacgttagtctgtcaagtttgcatttctagcggtattactgatgttgcatctagcacatatccctaaataccccgttttcgaaaaatcccgaatttaagtaccccgcgaatttatgttacccaacgttacactaACTGACTTGAAGAAATCTGTTAAATTTCCCAGTCTATACAGTGATTAAGGGGATTTGTTCTTATCATCCCAGAATCAAAGAATGTTTTACGAGCAGCAATAATTTTGGTAAAAATGATGCTGATTCCATCATACAGTCATGCAGCACCTTTTTCCAGTGAATCACTGGCAATACATGCACACCTCCTAGCAGCTGAGAGCAGTACTGCAAGACAGATCTTTTCTGTACGATGGGTGTCGTtcatttgaggaaataaataTTAGAGGCACTTACTAAGGCCCTGTATTTCTCTTTCAGCATCCTAAGCACAACAGTGCGGCTGTAGTTCCCGTGCTGAAGCACAAAAATGTTCACAATATTATCATATGATAGCAAAGAAGGTAAATGTGTATACAAAACTGTAAAAGCTGCTGACTGAGATTTAATTTGACAAACCTGTTCCAGTGGCAGGCATACAATCAAATGTATGGGAATGGTAAAGTATGAATCTAATTTCAAACAAGTCAACCAACCTTTTATATGATACAATAttctatatacagtcaaacctgcctaggcgaccaccttttcaacgcgaccacctggccatggcgaccgctttttctcggtcccgaaaattttccccataggcacaagcattaagctgcctgcccaaggcgaccacccgtccaacgcgaccgcgaccgccaagaattgggaccgcacagagcacaatccctgtccatggcggtcgcctaattttcaagcgtgtggtgacatcagatcattttgctgtcggatttcacggaaatgttttcaagactttaaaggacaaaaataagatcaaaaatatatggagtagcaatgttataccatcgattcctccatgaagtgttttaataaaacgttccccctataaacattgtaaagacaaatgtttgtgatgttgttgtgcctatcgtaatcttatagtttaacgtgaactcagttccgtttaaactcaattttcaaaacgaatacgtagtgcattgcgtcaaaaagtcagatttcacagaaattactatctatttcttgtattttcaacaaaaatgtgtctgtgtcttgctaaattccgccgaaaaatgacttcgcggcgggcaaaacatcaggcgagaaatgttgttccttggtcccgacgccatcttggatttcgggcggcccggatttggcgtaccgctgacctttctaaaacacgatgattttgtgtatgaacatttacgaatactctagttattggtgaaaatcaaaattcttattttctttttatttccatgaatctcacaaacctttattggacgctgtgcgttctgctgcactgacttacccttcgatgcggtggcacagagcttcgcggcgcggcgcgacgaaatcacgcgttccgttttcatcttttagttgtcagatcgaaattttttgaccctttcatccagcggtcggcgacccaaaaaaggctgggaccagcaggcgttttctagggatctgtcttaggccttaaaacttcgatgatgtgcgtgtgtgtgtgtactattcaatgtaacgtgtgaatgccggagggcgctgcgagatcatcgaggcaaccatcgttttgtagtcaaaattatgacgaaaatttgtacacaatgtagcggtatacaatatTACagcgataacggaaaatgtaatttttgtaggatctttctgtcagtgagaattgaacctggtgagggtcatgctgtctaaattcacataattttccatcatttacgtactgtatttgaaaacctcgacctggaaacatgtgagtggaatcctcttcatggcgaccacctgtccatcgcgaccgtttttgctcggtccgccgggtggtcgccttgggcaggtttgactgtatatacaaATATCATTGGTAAATTTTGTACAGACTGTACTGACCATCCACTTTTTGAACCAGCCGGCCTTCTTGTCAAGCATGGCCAGGTAGTGTACAGGTGTGAGAGGTTCCGCCCCACCCAGGGCCTTGGTGGGGTGGGTGTGTAACAGGTACAAGGTACTGTCAATCACTTCTTCTAGAAATCTGCAAAAAAGAAGTGTGACAGAGATGTGTGAATGTAACAACAAAAGCCTGAGGTGCAAAAAATACCCTATGTTTACTTTTAGAAATGGCATTTTTACATCACTATGACTTATCAATGACTATAAATCATGAAAAGAAATCCATTACTGTCATAAATGGTTAATGAACTAGTGGCATGTACTGACTTGTCAGGACAGCGGATCCAGTAGGAAGGTACCACACACATGAACTCATTCATCAGACGGAACTGcacaaggaaaaaaaatgtatatcattaaCAAGACtgtaaataatgataattattGTTGAAACTTCATCACTGAAATAAAAAGAGAATTCTCTCATTCAGCCCTCACCCTGCGGAGTAGTCTACAAGCACTTGGACTTGTGACGTCCAGCCCTGTCTTTAGGTCTCCCTTTTGTCCCTTGTAGGTGAACTGCATGTTCAAGTGCTCCACTATAAAACACAAACAGTACTTATgttatgtacatgacattgcatATCAAAGAATACATACAGTTGGTTTACCTTAAGTAAGAGGAGCAATGATGTACTAGTAAAGAATTTTGAATCCTTTACCTAGACTTGTGTAGACCTCTCTGTTCATACTGTGTTGGGAGGATGAGAACATGCGAGCATGTAGCTTCAGACTCTTGTCctgaaacaaaatacatttagaaACATGAATGATCATTGCTTTTGTCAGGGAAAATGAAAGTTGCCAACAAAAtctgtctcatctgcataacgtgacgtcacagaagcagtggatggttcattccttgaaaaagactgtagctgttcagtcaaaaatttgggtaagtccaatttattgtgttggcttttacagtttaaactcctttcagaaaatataaatatactgatgttttcattgataaagGCAAACTAGTTTGACAAAAGAAAGCTTTTGTTGGACAAGAACAAATGAACATGAGATGTTTACAATTCATACACAGATCTAGATCCCAcatctgatatacatgtagctggaatTATTGGTGAGAAACAAAGTAAAGACAGGAGGGTACAAAATCAAAGAACAAACCGCCAGCTGCTCGTTGGCATCGCCCAGAGCATCCATCAGACCCTTCTTGAGCTGACTCCAGTTGTCACTAGACAACACCTCTGTAGGTGGGATACGACCAAGCTGCTCAATGGCTTCTATTCTGGTCtgtgaaaaacacaacaaatacaAGTTCAACTGTTAAGTTCATCCCATACTGATAGTTGTAATGCCATGAGTGACACGAGCATGTTAATTTGCATCATATGTCTTCTTTTACTATACAAGAATACTCTTGAACCAAGGCTGCAGGAAATGAATATCTGTATACAAGACAAAGTCAAAATAACTGCCTTTACCTCTACAGGCTGTCGTTGGTCCATTTTTTCTCCAATCTGCTCAAATTCCTTTTGGTTGGGGAACATAAAGTCACTCTGCAAAATGGTGAAAACAAGTCATGTGTTACATTGTTGGGCAGCATCAAAGTGGCACTGCAAAATCAGAGTCTAACTGATGCTCAAAGAAACAGAGACAGGATGACTACATAGCAGAATTGTCAAGCTAATTGTAGATCCAGattaagtcaagtcaagaaACACAAAGCTCTAGTTTCCTTGTTCACATTGCACTTGACTGAATGTGACAATAAATCTGCTTGTGTACTAAAAACGAATATCAAGCAGTTTTATATCCCCACATCTACATGTGTTCCTCTTTTAATATCTAGTTCCAGtaactgtacaatcatgtatttcgAAAATTTATAAATGATAATCTTTTGAACTAGTATATGTAGGAACTAGGATTAAACCTACGTTATTCAGCGAGGACCCACAGGAGTCGTTATCACTAGACTGGCTGAGGTAGCCAAAGCTGGGTGCCCTGCGGAAGCCGGGGCCCTCCACTCGACTCTCCAGCGCCTGCTGGGCCTCCTGCTCCTCCTGGAACTCCCTCGTCAGGTTGTCCACAGCCGACTTCGTCTCGACCATCAGCTGTTGGGTCAGGTTGCTGTATCTACAGTCAGGGGACATAAACTTTAACTTGGGAGATCTACACAGTGTCCACAATTGTTACAGGATGCGTCCTGAATCAGGCCATAAACAAATGGatgttactgaaaaaaaaagatttttgtttaactttttaaaaagttataTTTCTGTGACAACTGCTTTATCATGAGTTTATGGGTTTCTTCCTATAACTATAGTACAAAAGGCTAAATATTACCAAGGATACGAATCTACAAAACAAACCCCAAAAATGATTTGGCATCTAAACAACAATGCAGATGTGAGTGTGTACTCACGCAGGTGAGTTGACCAGGTGTGCTACCATGGTCTGCACCACGGTGTCCTGTCCTGTGTCGTACGCCTGCCCACTCCTTGCATACTTCTCTATCTCTTCATCCATCAGGGGACCCAGAGACTCCTCTATGTTACTTCGAATGAGCTTCACAAACTCATACCTGACAGGGAAGAAACAACAGAATAGGGGCATTTATACAATATCTTTTTTGTGATGAACAATTCTTACTTAGTGACTCTACTTAGTAGTTGTAGACGACGGAATCTTCAGAAATTTCAGAACAAATCATAGCCTGTAGTCTCCATAGTCATTGTAATCTATATTGAGTAAAGTTTGGTTCCTGGTAATGTTGACCTATACCACAGTGGCACTTCATAGGTGCCTTGATACTTGAGCTACATGTTTATACACACATGTACCAATATCCTACAAAGTGACACCACAAACCACCTGAACAACTGCTGAGCAAATAAACAAGTCCAACATGTCatcatttgtacatttgtgccTCTTGCCCCCAAATCAATTTCTTCATTCCAACAGCGGTTTGATTAGTATAAAGAAGAAGTATTACCTACTCATTACATGCATATTCATACTAGTGCAATAGATTACACTTTGAGTTTGACCAAGTGATATTTAGATCTAGATCCACCGTTAACCTGACCACACCTGTGGAAGGACGGGTCCCTCTCCTCCAGGTGTAACATGAGGTCCTCAGCAGCGTCCATGGAGCCCGATGCCCGGATGTTGGGCTCCAGGTTCTTCATCATCTGTCTGAGCGCAGGCAGGACGTCCTGGGCCTTCAGGGACGACATTCCCGACGAGGAGGCAGGGGTCGACATGGTGGATCAAATCTTTATCCTCTTTCCACCAGAATCAACAATCTAcaggaaaaaggaaagaaaagaatcaTCATAAACAAATATATGTAAACAAAGTacatttgaaatgattttcCCAGCCAAAAGTTATTATGttgtgtctgtctgattcttCTTCCTACGAAATACAATTATTCCTTTGCAATAAGGTAACTCtttataaaagaaaatattcatATCTATTTTCGTTGGATTTTTACTGTTCCTATAATGCACAGGAACCCGAAGATCTACTTGGACACATACTTAgtactctgcccccctccccctttccatCGCAAGCCATCTTCCCGAACAGAAGTTTCAcacaaacaagaaaagaaacagCAAACTTGCAACAAAGACAAGATCTCCAGAACGTTAAGATTGAaggaaaatgatagaaaagacTATCTAAGACCTACCCTTCTCTTCTTGTGTACGGAACAACGAGTTAAGAGCAGCAAGCTGCACAATTCTACATGGTTTGGTTTGTCTCAGTTGTCAACACAACAACCTCCATCTTGGAATGTCATGGGGCCTGTTATACAGGGGAGCCTGATGTGAATATTCTGAATGCCTAAAAAATAAATCACCGTATTATTCAATATATTGCTTAAAAGTTAATAATTCTTTAAAGATTTTCCaatcaaaatgttttattttttttaagtttATCTTTGTTGTATTGACTTATTGATTGGTGGTCTATTCATGTTATCTTATTTACAGGCAGTTAATTCGGTACTTTGACCACCTAAATCATTTATCATTTGAGAAGGAAGAAAATGGCGGTCGATTCGATCTTGTTTTTGTGTAACGACGACTAAGAAATGTGTGAAAACTTCACAAAATGGACccttacttggaccagaagttCGATGAACTGTAAGTTGATACATAATCTTATGGCTGTTGTTGTAATTACGCTTGTGTAATAACGTGCGTTAGTTGTAGAACCGTTCTTCTTTTCGTCAAAGAATAAAacgtacaaccaaggaggttaaaatattctaacctccttggtgcaacTTCAACTTTAATAGATCTGTGTGCAAGTGTATGAAACTCCGCGACTTCATATATATTTTAACGTTATATACGCACCTCTGCAGGTACAGCCAGTGTGAGCAATTCAGGCAGCATAAGCAGAATCTACAGCAATTAAAGCTGAAGGTGAAGAAACTAAAAAAGGCAGGCAAACACAAGGAGAAACGTTTCTCTGGGTCACTGACCTCACATGACCAGGACCGGTCAGGAGTTTCAGATGTAAATCCGGCTGTTAGTGATGACTGTGAACCCAGGCTTGATGACAGGGAGATGAGGGACGATGCAAAAATGACTTGTCAGGAAGAGGATATTTGGTAAGTATTTTGTACTGAGTGGTGATGATATATGAAGAAAGTTTATTTGCATCTCTGAAATATGATGCATTTATATTATAGTGACcaattagcaccaaggacagcatcagtagtgaccaatcagcaccaaggatagcaACAGTAGGACCAATcaataccaaggacagcatcAGTAGTGCAAGTTATGATTTATGATTACAAAATATACCATTAGGCCATGTAGCAAGTCAGTTCTATGGATTCTTTTTACCTTTTCATGTTTCCTGTCCTGTGCATACAGCATGGAGCATGATGTTAGTGAGGAAGACGATGAAGAAGTGATTTCATTGCTGGAAGACGGCATCATGGATGATACCAGCACGCGTATGACGAACCTGTCTGCTCATTTACTCGGACTTGGGCATCAAACATTACCTTCTAAAACAAGCAGGACCCTAAAAATAAGACTGCAAGAACCACTAGAACAGTTGCCTCAGTCTGCAAATGGCCTGAGAGACCAGAATAAGGTCCTGCCACTGTTCTGTGACCCAGCAGAACACTTTGGAGGAGTGTGGCAGTCCATCGTTGTTGAGAAAGATGAAGGCCCATGTGATGGTATGGTAGAGTagactatatatttagatatccatgtgcaatttgcagaaaaggAAATCAAGGTAAGAATATAATATATAAACAAATTGCTATTTTGTAGGCTGATTACAATTAGTATGAGTTACAATTTTTAGCTAGATATGCAGTGGTGTTGTAAAGTTTTGGTCACTTGCAGCTCGTGAAGATTTGTACTGTAGTTCTGAAAGATTTGGACAATGTCACCTTACAAAATAGATAAAAGCCAGGAGGTTATAGGCAGAAGGAGTCTCACCTTGATATTAAACCTTGATATAACTTTAAATCTATAGTTGTATTAGCAGGTTCCTTTCATGTACAAGATACCCTCGTGAAGAATAGTTCTTCACTTCACAACAAAAGTGCTACTGTATGTTCATTGATATTGATTTCATTCATCAGGGGATAAATTTTAACACTTTAAATTGAATACCTTTATGTACAGTGTACTATAAAATTCAGAACTTTTAACCTGTTGTCATGTATCGAATATGAAAAATTAGCACCTTAAACCAGTAAATTCTACCCTAACTTTCCAACGTTTACAGACAAGGAGAAAAAAACCTCCCAGACATCACAGAACAGAGGGATTGACAGACCTCAGCTCGGTGAAGAAGCTATACAtaagtttatacatgtatattaagtaCTTCATTCAGTTGATAAAAGCTGAGCTTGATCAAAATAAACTCTCAGGATAGCCTCAGGTCATTTACATATATTGTGTGTGCAACTTCTAGTATATGGGTGGTACTGGTCAAGGAGCTTTTGATAAAAGCTTCTTGGACTGGTAAGAAGTAAAAGAGATTCTTGATTGAACCAAGTCATTAAAAATGTCTTTTCGTGCCATTTTGTTCCTTTTGGTGATCATTGCAGTATGGTCAGGTAAAAAGAGAGCCTGACGTACCAAATTACGCATAACAATCAATCAATGCCCCTGGCCACGGCTAGCTGAGCCATTAGCCTGACTACACTAGTCATGTAGATTGCGCTCCTATCAGCCGCCTGACGGATACCGCCTCCTTGGGGAGGagtcattaaccccagccagtgagagattgtgtaaacacaggctagctgAGCCATGAGGCAAATGATAATCACTTAtaatcagggtgcgaaatacctggttgcacgttgcacagtgcaacaagatttcggttggtgcaagttaattcgaaacccaggtagcgcagtgtgcaaccttatattttgaaccaaagatttcaatcggagccctggaagctcacaaaaacacagtgtcactctcataaaattctgtaaatcttcaattgaaataaagaaatcaacactttttcgttttaaaccatccaaaacccttcatagatcgtggaatttgagctgaaaaagacgaaaacacactgccctcagctaaacaagatgttgttaggtcaatgggaacacaatactatctaatatatattttgaaatgttagtagtattatacgctacatacgagcttgatttgaagaaatcggtgaatgttgctggagcaacctgaaatttggatgtgcaacctagcatttgcccttggttgcaacatgggcaacctggctcaaaaaagtatttcgcaccctgcttaTAATTGATTCTCGAGGATATAAGTAGCGTACGTGATTAGGTTGTCACATTGATTGATGGGAGAAAGTATGGAATATGTGTCTGCTGGTAAAATCTTTTTATATAAAGACTATAGTAACCTTTTCAGGAAGGACAAAAATTATCCTGTTCTTAACACCAAAGGCAGGTGAAAGTCTTGTAAAATGATTCCTAAATTTTGTTATAAGCCAATTTGACAAGAACTGCCAAAAGACCTATCAATAAAATGGACAAATAACAATTTTTCAGAAGAAGGGAAGATAATAGTTTCTGTTCAAAGGTATTAATAAGTGTTAGCAACtgtacacaaaaaaattgttttgaatttcaggAATGGTTCTTTAAACTACATTGTCTACAACATCAACATTACTTAGACTCAATGATATATTTCCAGTCTAACTTCCCTGGAAATTTGAGACGTTTTGAAATGTGTATGACCGACTTATGTGATAGCTCTTATAATACATTGGATGCCTTGGCCCGTCTTATTATTATTAGGTCAGTAGAGCGCGATAGAACTGACTGATCAAGGAGGTGACTGGTCATAGGGATGGGGACCATGACCTCCTTAGTCCGAAATGTGACTAAATGTTATTGAGTCTATGTACAAATGGGTTGGGTTCTTCATaactgacagacaattaaaagTGACTCTGTCTTCAGAAGTTCAGTATTATATTTCTATTTCACCACCAGAATAAGCGTGAAAACTGAATTTTCACTCTTTTTCATAAGACAAGTACTGTACAGCaaacatttgcatgataaatgacagTGAATACATATGTACATTACATCCCATCACTTGTCTGCCCTGTCGGCTCATTCTGGCATTCTGCACACTAGGGCAGACACGTCTCCATAACTCCCTCTCAGGTATGTGTTTCTAACACAATGATTCCTTGCTccaatatatttgtactttttttttacacgg carries:
- the LOC136439159 gene encoding uncharacterized protein — translated: MDPYLDQKFDELYSQCEQFRQHKQNLQQLKLKVKKLKKAGKHKEKRFSGSLTSHDQDRSGVSDVNPAVSDDCEPRLDDREMRDDAKMTCQEEDICMEHDVSEEDDEEVISLLEDGIMDDTSTRMTNLSAHLLGLGHQTLPSKTSRTLKIRLQEPLEQLPQSANGLRDQNKVLPLFCDPAEHFGGVWQSIVVEKDEGPCDGMVE